In Legionella israelensis, the genomic window CGCCGGTTGTTTTGGGTCAGTTTTTAAGGCAATAAACTGTTTTTGTTCAATGTTTATTCCTAATTTTTCTGCTTGCTGATATAACTGCCTCTCAAAATCTTTAATATGCCCTTTATTTCCTGACCAAAACGATACACCAATGCCTGTTTCTGCTTTCCTGAAAGCATTTTCATTTAAATGGCCAGGGCGAGTATATATGCCCGCACGAGGATCAATAACAATAATATCTTTTACACGGATGCCTTCTTTTCTTAATTTAATTGCGGTATATAAACCGGCAGGACCTGCGCCTATTACTACAATCATATCTTTCCTCAATCAATTATTGGTCACTAAAAATTTGTTTTATTTTAGTTCTTATTGATTAAGAAAATATTAAGAAGTAGAAATATCGATATTCGCTTTGTAGAAGCTTTTGGGTTGTTTTTACATTGAAGAAAACGGCCTTGAAACTCCATTCACCAAGGCCCAGGATTGAATCAGGCTATTGACGGACAATAATGTTGTTTTTTACGCTTTTAACACCTCTTGTGCCGCGGGCGATGGCTTCTGCCTCATCACTTTGATGAATTTTCTTGACATAGCCTGTAAGCACTACTGTTCCGTCGATGCTCTCAGCATGAAGATTTGCGATAACGGGGTCATCATTGAGATATAAAGCTTTTTGTACATTGCTGGTGAGAATAGCATCTGAGGGACTTACACCGAGGAAATCATCCATTTGTGTGCCTGTATTGCAAGCTGAAAGCAAACTGAATAAAAAGGCAATAAAAGGAATGATGAGATATTTTTTCATCTTAATCTCCAAAATAAAGAGTCAAAGTATCAATTTTACCGCAAGGTTGCAGTAAAAAATATACCTGTGCGGTTCCGCATCTCCTTTCTGCTATAATTAAGCCACTGGAAAGCAAATTGAATGGAGTCAAAATGAACGTCAGTGAGAAAATCATTAAAGCCCATCTAATGGAAGGAGAGATGGTTCCCGGCAAAGAAATTGGACTGAAGATAGATCAAACTTTATGCCAGGATGCTACGGGCACTTTGGTCATGCTGGAATTGGAAGCCATGGAATTGGACCGGACAAAGGCAGAGTTATCTGTCCAGTATGTCGATCACAATTTGATTCAGGAAGATAATAAAAACCCGGATGATCATTTGTTTCTTGAAAGCTCCGCCCGCCGTTTTGGTTTATACTACAGTCGCCCAGGCAATGGAATAAGCCATGTTGTGCATATGCAAAATTTTGGCAAGCCAGGAAAAACCTTGACGGGTTCAGACAGCCATACACCGGCGGCCGGCTCTCTCGGAATGCTGGCCCTTGGCTCTGGAGGACTGGAAGTGGCCACGGCTATTGCTGGTTATCCGCTTTACATAAAAATGCCTAAAATTCTCGGTGTAAATCTGATCGGTCAATTGCCTGATTGGGTTTGCGCAAAGGATGTGATATTGGAGATGTTAAGACGTTATGATGTGAAGGGCTGTTCCGGTTACATCATTGAATATTATGGAGAAGGTTTGCAGTATTTATCGGCTATGGACAGACATGTGATTGCAAACATGGGAACAGAAGTCGGTGCAACCACTACCGTTTTTCCTTCGGATGATAAAGTCTATGAATATCTGAAAAGCCAGGGGCGTGAAAGAGACTGGGTTGAACTTAAAGCCGATAAAGATGCGACTTATGATAAATATGAAGAAATTGATTTATCGAAACTGGAGCCTCTGATAGCCAAGCCATCCAGCCCGGGTAACGTGGTCAGAGTTGCAGAGATAGCAGGAGAGGAGATCTATCAAACATATATTGGCTCTTCTGCCAATCCGGGATATCGAGATTATGCCATAGCTGCTGAAATGGTTAAAGGACGCACGGTCCAATCTCATGTGTCTTTTGATATTAACCCAAGTTCGAGAACCATACTGGAAGAGCTGGTTCGAGACAGCCACTTAGGTAGTTTGATTCATGCCGGGGCTCGTATTCATCAGGCAGGTTGCAATGGCTGTATTGGTATGGGGCAGGCGCCGGCTACCGATAAAATCAGCCTGCGAACAGTACCACGTAATTTTCCAGGGCGCTCAGGAACCTCAGAAGATAAAGTGTATTTATGCAGTCCGGAAACAGCGGCGGCTTCTGCCTTAAAAGGTGTAATTACTGATCCACGTACACTTGATATGAAATATCCCAAAGTAAAAATACCCGATAAACGTGTCATTAATCCTGATTGTATTGATAAGCCTTTACCTTTTGTCGAAGCCCAAAATGTACAATTGATTAAAGGACCCAATATTGTTTCACTACCGGAATATGAAGCCATGCCAGATCATTTGCATTTACCGGTATTATTAAAAGTGGGTGATAATATCAGTACGGATGAAATCTCTCCTGCGGGTGCTAAGGTTTTACCTTATCGAAGCAATATACCGAAAATCAGTGAATTTACTTATCGTCCAGTGGATAAGGATTATGTGTCGCGGACTAAAAAAGCAAAAAATGGTCATGCGATTGTAGGCGGAGAGAACTATGGGCAAGGCTCCAGTCGTGAGCATGCTGCACTGGCGCCAAGAGAACTTGGCTTACGGGCCGTATTGGCCAAAAGTTTTGCCCGTATTCACTGGCAGAATTTGATTAATTTCGGGATTATTCCTTTGGTTTTTAAAAACCCAAAAGATTATGATGAAATACAGTTGAATGATCTTATCAAGCTGGATGATTTAGAGGAAAAGCTGCATGAAGATGAATTTACGATAATCATCGCCGATAGCGAGATACGTGTTACCCAATCGCTATCTGAGCGGCAGAGAGAAGTCCTGGCTCTGGGAGGCCTTATTAACTGGATTAAAAAAGATCTCGAAAATAAAAAAGGATGAGTATGCTGTTTAAATATTTTTAGCCACTGCCTTTTCTCCCTGAGGCAATGGCTATTTTGATAATTTTCGTATGGTTTCGTTTAAATCTTCAACGTCGCCTGAATAATGATAATAAATTCTTTGCTGAGCACAGTCGATAATGCATAATGGTTCGCGCTTCTGATTATCTAGTTGTTTAAAGATCCAGAATAATCCGTCAGGGTGAGCGTCTCTGATTTCTTTTAGCAAGTCCAGCATCTTGTCTTCTTCAAACTCCGACTTGGTGCATACGAGATCTGAACTGCCGCCGATAATTTTATAGGCATAATGATGTTCTTTCATGATTCCACCTTTAAATCATCCATTTCAAGGTCATAGTGTTTTATAGTTTAGCTCAAAATGAACGATTATGGAAAAGGGATGCCATCGGGTTTATCAACTAAACTAATGTATAAAATGATGAATAGAAGGGATAAGTATGGAAAAGAACTATAAGATAGAACGGATGAGCAAAGAAGAAGTTGAGATGGTCGTTCATTGGGCGGCTAGTGAAGGATGGAATCCCGGATTACATGATGCTGACTGTTTTTATCAAACTGATCCGAGTGGTTTTTTTGCCGGAAAACTGGATGGTGAAATTATTGCCGTAGGATCGGCTGTGGTTTATGACGCTGAGTTTGCTTTTTGTGGCTTTTATATTGTGGCGCCAGGATTTCGTCATCAAGGCTATGGAATGGCGCTGACAGAGGCGCGCCTGAATTATATTGGGGAGCGAAATGCAGGAATAGATGCAGTCGCCTCCATGCTGAAAAAGTATGAGCGTCTCGGTTATCAGATCGCACATAATAACGCACGTTATACTTCTCCTGCGGCCTTTTTTCAAAATGTAGATCAAACAGGCATTGTTTTGTTAACGGAAATCGATTTCAGTCGATTGGTCGAATATGATGCGCAGCATTTTCCTGCTCGCCGTGATACTTTTTTACGTTGCTGGATACATCAACCGAACAGCCTGAGCATCGGTTATATAAATAATAACGAACTTAAGGGTTATGGGGTGATAAGACCTTGTCAGCAAGGGTTTAAAATCGGACCTTTGTTTGCCGACTCAGCAGAAATCGCCGATCTTTTTTTCCGTCATTTGGCCAATTTTGCTCAAGGTGAAATCATTTATCTTGATATTCCTGAAAATAATTCAAATGCCAAAATTTTGGTTAAACATTATAAAATGGAGAAAGTTTTTGAAACCGCAAGAATGTATCTAAAGGGGGAGCCGAAACTTCCCATTGAGCATATCTATGGTATTACCTCTTTTGAACTGGGTTAATCATGAAACGCGATATGGTCGGATATGGGGATAAGCCTCCTCGGATAGAATGGCCAAACCAGGCGAAGCTGGCTCTTAATTTTGTAATAAATTATGAAGAAGGGGCTGAGCGCTCACCTCTTCATAATGACAAAACAGCTGAAACCTATGGAGGTGAGTTCCCTTTGATTGCCAAACCTGTTGGACAACGACATCTGAGCATGGAATCGTTGTTTGAGTATGGCAGTCGTTCAGGGCTATGGCGTTTACTGCGCCTTTTTGATCAATATCATATTCCGCTAACCTTTTTTGTCACCGGTTTTGCTCTGACTTTAAATCAACCGTTTTGTGATTATTTACGCCATTCGCCACATGAAATCGCAGGACATGGCTGGCGATGGGTTGATTATTCAAACCTTTCACAAAAAGAGGAAAAAGAACATATGTGCCTTTGCCTGGGAACCATCGAGCATCTTACAGGGCAACGTCCTTTGGGCTGGTACACCGGACGAACGAGTGAAGTTACCCGCAAGCTTTTATTGGATATTGGCGGTGTGGTTTATGATTCAGACAGCTATGCCGACGATTTGCCATATTTTATCGGTAAACATCTTATTATTCCCTATACCTTGGACTGTAATGATTTTCGTTATACGACAAGCCCGGGTTTTACTTCTCCAACTGATTTCTTTCAGCATTTAAAATGGACTTTTGATTACCTGTATCAGGATAATCATTTATCCATGATGACCATCGCGCTTCACCCAAGAATCAGTGGTAGACCGGGTCGTTGTATGGCGATAAAACAATTTATTGATTATATTGCTCAGTTTCAGGACATTTGGATTGCCCGTCGCATTGATATTGCCAATTACTGGCGTGAAAATGCTCCTTCTTAAAAACCGCTTAGCTAAGACATTTAAGGGCTTTGGAACATTAAGGATGTGTTTTTAAAGTTTTTTTGCTTTGTAGCCCGAAAATAACTTTAAAAACATACCCTGGATATGATAAAAATAAATTCTTTATTTTCGCCACTGTCCTCCCGCACTATGGTATTTGGTGCTGAATTGGTTTTCAAATATATTGCCGTTAAAAAGCTTAAATGACTTACGGAAATGCTGTTAAAGGTATAAGGATATTTATCATGCTAATAAGGACTTCAAAGATTCTTCTGGTTGCCGCCATAGCTTTTTATGCTTCGTTAACTGCCTTCTCAAATATTACAGACTATGCAACTAATTTTTCTGCTGTGCAGAAAGTCTTTATGATGAAAGAGGTCTTGCCAGGCACAACCATCACTTATCGAGCAATTAATGCCCCAGTCATTCACCACCTGGGTTATATCTTCATTATATTTATGGAATCTCTGACAGCCATTTTATGCTGGATAGGCGTGTGGAAATTAAGCCGTGCCGTGAAACAACCGGCGTTCATCTTTAATGAAGCGAAAGAGGTGGCTATTGCTGGATTAACCATAGGTTTTCTTACCTGGCAAGTGACTTTCATGAGCATTGGCAGTGAGTGGTTTGGTATGTGGATGTCTCCGCAACTTAATGAAGCTGTTAATACCGCTTTTCGCATTTTTATAATGATTCTGGCTGTTTTGATTTATCTTGTCCATAAAGATGGTGAAATTTCAGGGCATGTCAAAAAACCAGATGTGAACACGGAAGCTTAGGGGCATTTTCTCATTTATATCCATATTTAGAAACCAAAGGGGACGTTTTTGCGCAAAACCGTAAGAAAGCAATCAGCGACTGACAGAAGCTATTTGCTGCCCTGGGTTATTTGTCTGTTAGCCGCCTTATTTTAAAGTTATGACTGTCACACCCAGTGTCATGATTCATCCTTTAATGGCTGAATACAATGTAAATACAACACAAATTGGCTTGCTTTCCGCTTTCTATTATTATGCTTATACACCGCTACAGCTTCCATCTGGTTTGATCGTTGATAAATATAATCCAAGATGGGTACTAAGTGTTTCTGCTCTTTGTTGTACCTTGGGAACTTTTTTATTTGCTTTAACGGATTATCTGGTGGTGGCTTATGTGGCCAGAGCAATGATGGGAATAGGCTCAGCCTTTGCTTTTGTAGGCGCTTTAAAACTGGCTGCTCTTTGGTTGCCTGAGCAGTTTGCCTTGTTCAGCGGAATCACCACGGCTTTAGGCACGCTAGGTGCTATGGCAACGGACACTATTCTTTCTTATATGGTAGCCCATGCAGGCTGGCGTAATGCAGTGTATTACTCAGCATTTGCTGGTCTTCTACTGACATTGTTGTTGTTTCTCCTTGTCAGAGATAAGCCTCAAAGTGAAAAAATAATCACAGACGAGGGTTATTATCATTGGTCAAGTCTCACTTATCGTCTCTTTTGTTTATTTATGAACTGGCGATTTTGCTTTACCGGTTTAGTAGGGGCTTGTTTATTTTTACCGATTTCAGTGTTTGCTTCTTTATGGGGCGTGGCATTTATCGCTGAGCGTTTTGATATCAGCACAGCCAATGCTGCCAGCATGACCTCATTAATATTTTTGGGCATGGCCGTGTCTGGCCCACTAATGGGTTGGTTATCAGATAAGATTCAAAATCGAAGGGTATTGTTATTTGCCGGCAGTTTTTTTGTATTACTGTTTTCAGCATTGCTGATTTATAAAGAAAACATTCCTTTTATTTGGGTATGTCCATTGTTGTTTTTGATTGGTTTTTCCGTAGGGCCACAGATATTAACTTTTGCGATTGCCAAGGAAATCAGTCCACTGGGCTCAACAGGTCTGGCAACTGCTGCTACCAATTTTATTGTGACTATAGGGGCAGCGATTTTTCAGCCCTTGATTGGTTATTTTCTGGAGCAAACATGGGACGGCCGGTTAACAACTATGGGAACTCCTTATTATGATGTCAGTAATTATCGGGAAGCATTTACGGTGTTTATGATTTTTCTTGCCTTGTCATTTGCAATGACTTTTTTTATTCCCAAAAACACTTGTAAATCTTGATGACACACTTAATCAACAATAATCAATTTTATATTCAGCGATAAATCGGAAAATTCACTTCGAATAATTGACAGGCATGATTTAATCATTAATTATAACAAGAATTAAACAATAATATTTTTTGAGATCTTTATGAAAAAAATAAGTGCAATTTTGATGTTTTTAATTGTTTCGTTTTCTGGATTTTCTGCGCAAGTCTGTACGGAAAATTGCCCTACGCCTGAAGGTGTGGAAGCTTTGAATCAATTATGCAGGCACATTATCAATGATTCGCAGCAAATTACCTCTGATCAATTCAGCAAGGAGCAGTGGTTTCAGGTCATTCAGAGCCTGGGGAAAACAGGTGAATCCTTGAAAGCACTTGGCAAATATGCTCCGGGATGTAATTTTTCTAATGAAAATTAACATACATTAGTCGTTCAACGAACGTTCATTGGTATCTGAAAGTAAATGCGCTAAATTAAAATTAGTTCATTTAAAATGGATTTTAACGATATGGATACATTATTTCATCTGGCATTTCCGGTGCATGATTTTGATTTGGCTAAAAAGTTTTATCGTGATCAGTTGGGGTTTAACATAGGCCGCGAATCAGCTAATGCGCTGATTTTTCAATTTGCTACTCATCAGATCGTGGCTCATAAAACAGAGTCACCCATACCGCCTCAACAAAGCATCTATCCCCGGCATTTCGGTTTAATTTTTTTGAGAAAAGATGAATTTGAAGCTTTTTTCAAGCAATTAAAATCGCGTGATGTAATTTTTGAAATTCCCTTGAAAACTCGCTTTTCTGGTACAAAAATCGAACATCAAAGTTTTTTTCTTAAAGATCCCAGCAATAATTTACTCGAATTTAAATATTACATACATCATTCGGCTATTTTTGGCGAACATGACTATTCACAGGTCGGTGAAAACTGATTCATAACATTTTGATATATAAGAAGGTGTGACTATACTTTTATTTATACCGCTGTTATCCCTTGGATGGTTATCAAGGTAGAAATATGCCAATTTTGCTTACGAGCCTGGGAGAGTATTGTGGATAAATCTTTTGATGCAATCATTATAGGAACAGGGCAAGCGGGTCCTTCGTTAGCTGTTCGAATCGCTAAGGGAGGGAAGAAGGTTGCTATCATTGAAAGAAACAAATTCGGTGGAAGCTGTGTAAATACCGGATGTATTCCAACCAAAACCTTGGTGGCCAGTGCTGAAATAGCTCACCATGCTCAAAGAGCTCAGGATTTCGGTATTGAAATCAGCGGTTCAGTTCATACAGATATGAAAAAGGTGAAGGCACGCAAGGATACTATTGTGAAAAAAGCCAGTCAGGGGGTGGAGCAGTGGTTGAAAAACACACCTAATGTGACGGTTTATTATGGACATGCTAAATTTATCGATAATTACACCGTTTCAATAAATGATAAGCGTATATCCGGCCATCAGATTTTTATTAATGTAGGGGCTCGAGCATTTGTTCCGCCCATGGAAGGGCTTGAGCAGGTGGACTTTTTGACCAACTCCTCTATTCTACAATTAGATGTCTTGCCTGAGCATCTCATTGTAATAGGCGGAAGTTATATTGGGCTTGAATTTGCACAGGCTTTTCGTCGCTTTGGTGCCAAAGTGACCATTGTTGAGAAGGCTCCTCAGCTTATTTCACGGGAAGACACTGATGTTTGCGATGTCGTGCTCGATATCATGCAACAATCCGGTATTGATGTTCGGTTAAATACCAATTGCCTCTCTTTTTCATCTTCTGATAAAGGAATTCAGGCTCATGTGGATTGTGACACAGGTAAAACCTCAGTCACAGGTTCTCACCTGTTGATAGCCATTGGTCGTAAAGCAAATACGGACGATTTGGGCCTGGAAAACACGGATATTGAGGTTAATGAACGAGGCATGATTATGGTTGACGATCAACTGAATACCACCGTGCCTAATGTATGGGCTTTGGGAGAATGTAACGGTCGGGGAGCCTTTACTCATACAGCTTATAACGATTATCAAATCGTTGCGGATAATTTGCTCAATGGCTCACAAAGAAAACTGACCGATCGTATTTTAGCTTATGCGCTATATATCGATCCTCCTTTGGGACGTTGTGGGATGACGGAGGCTGAAATTCGTAAGGCTGGTTATAAAGCTCTGGTAGCTAAGCGCCCCATGACACAAGTTAAGCGAGCCCTCATTAAAGGAGAGCCGGAAGGCTTTATTAAAATACTGATTGATGAAGACAGTCAAAAAATTCTTGGCGCGGCAATCCTCGGGGTAAATGGTGATGAGATTATTCATTCCATACTCGATGTGATGTACGCAGATAAACCATATACGCTGATAAGAGATGCTGTTCACATTCATCCTACGGTTTCTGAACTGATACCAACGACGCTTGAAAACCTGAAGCCTTTATAATAGCTATTAAATGGAAGAGTTAGAAGCCATTTTTCAAGCAAAGGAAAGCAATAGATTAAAGCCATAGAAGCGCACCGTTATATTTATCAAAGTCACTTTAAATCGATGACTTGATAAAATAGAATGGCACGAATTACCGCGGCATCTATGCGAAGTTCCGTATGGACCCCACTATCAAGTAGCGGGGATTCGATCCCTAAAAAATGGCTAAAGTCGAGATACAAAGCTTAGTCTTTTACATCTTCGGACGTATTTTTTGAAATTTCAAAGCCTCGTTTATATGCATGAGTTATTGAATCACAGAATAAAAATTTTATCGCTCATTTTATCCATTATAAATTGAGGTGTATTGCGAATGGCCATATCACGTATCATTTGAAAAAATGGCGAACTCGACTCAGACATATTGCCGTAAGCTCGTGCTTTTCTAACCAGATATTCAGCTTTTTGATGACAAATTTTGTGATACCTCGTTAAAGCTTGTTCATTCAATCCATATTTTTTTAAAGCAAGAGAAAGGGCCATTGCATCTTCAATGGCTTGTGCTGCACCTTGTCCAAGATGTGGAGTGGTTGCATGCGCTGCATCTCCAAGTAGAGCTATTCTCTTATCGCTCCAGTAAGGTAATGGTGATAAATCCGATAAGTTGGTTTGAATAATTTGTCCTGGTGCCGTTTGATCAATAAGATCAATCTGAGCGGAAAAATATTTTGCTACTAGTTTTTTTGCAAAAGAATGCATCTCATTTGATTTTAGATAGGTATGGGCTTTGGCTTTAAAACAAAGGTACCAGTACTGTTCAGAAGTACTGATAAATGAGTATCCAAATTTACATCCAGGCGCCCAAATTTCATAACTGGTATGGTCCATATGGTTGCTGTGAGGGTTTAATTTCACGATTCCTCTAAAACTGCTTGACCCTGAATATTGAGTTTTATCGTTTTTAAAGATTAACTTTCGGACTTGAGAGTGCAAGCCATCAGCGGCTACCAGAATTTTTGCACGAAAGGTCTCCCCACTTGCCAATTGAACCGTTACTTCTTCACTCTCTTGTTCAATATGTATAACCTGACGTCCAAACAGAATCTGATCTTGTTCGATACACTGCGCTAAGTATTTTTGTAATCTGGCACGATGAATGGCTAAGATATTAAATTTGTATCGCTGGAAATTCATGACTTGCAGTTCGCCGGAGTAAGTAGAGGATAGGTGGATTTGGTCAATAGGATACCCTAATTCTGTAAGACCTGAGATTATTTCAAGCCTATCAAAAATCTGCATGGCGTTAGGAGCAATCCATATACCTGCACCCACTTCAGAAAAATCAGATGCCCGTTCAAGAATCAAACTCGAAAAACCAGCTTGCTGACAAGCAATGGCTGTCGTTAAACCTCCAATTCCACCACCCATAATTAAAACATCAACCGACGTCGCTGTAGGCATATAATTCCTATTGGTTACTGTTTGATAATATTTTTGTTCTTACAAAATAATTAACTAATATTAGTACATTGTGGTTTATTTATTTCCATTTTGGATGGTATAATGTCTGACCATTTATTTTTATATTTATTTCATGAAGAATCTTAACAGTATACTAGAATCTTTGCAGAATGATGAAAAAGCAGATTTTTTGGCATCCTTATTTGCAACGCTTCAAAAGGAAGTAAACGATATTCTTAAATTCGGAGCTTGTAATAATGAAATAGCAGAAAAAACGGCAAATGTTTATTACACGCGAAAAAAAAATAAATTTTTTGCTGTTCATTATAAAAAAGATGAAATGGCCGCTTTACCTGCGGTTATTGCCAACGATCTTTGTCTGACTGACTCACATACCTCAAAAACTGATATAGATTATAAAGAGATATTGAGAGAGGCTTATTTGTATGGGACAGGAACATGTCAGTCCTTTGCCATCGTTGGTGCTTATGTACTTGCAAAGAAATATGAAGTGAACTTATCTATTGAAACTATTTTTTCTTATGAAAGCCATACTTATATTCGATTACATACTCAGCCTGAGTATATATTTGATTTTTGGTCACCTGTGGCGTGTGCTTATGATGATACAATAAATTGGAATGAATCCGTCAATTATGCCTATATTCGCAATAGCAAAGTCGACTACAAGACGGATATATTTTTAGATAGTCGTCAACTCATTGAAATGGGTTCAATCATATTCACAGCTGAAAATCAAAACCGAAGAGAAAGTAACATAAAGAAAGTAATGAATTGCGCTGATCAAGAACTGTTATCTGTACCTTCTTCAAAAAGGTTTGAGGAAAACCATAGTAATTCAATATATTAAGTAATCGGTAATGAATATATGCCAGGTTTTTTTATTCAAAAAGGGATTAAACTGAAAGATCATTTTCGCAAGGAACGCAAAAAACAAAGAGAATTGCAGGCCAAATATCAGCTTTCTTCCTATTTGAATCCCTTGATTGCTGAAATGGTGTGTAAACTATCTTATAAAAATGGAATGTTTTCCTTCCCAAACGGCGAAATACCTCATGGCCGATATCTTTTTATTCGAACATTGGAGGGCAAAATTTTTGCAGCTAAGGAAGAA contains:
- a CDS encoding aconitate hydratase, whose translation is MNVSEKIIKAHLMEGEMVPGKEIGLKIDQTLCQDATGTLVMLELEAMELDRTKAELSVQYVDHNLIQEDNKNPDDHLFLESSARRFGLYYSRPGNGISHVVHMQNFGKPGKTLTGSDSHTPAAGSLGMLALGSGGLEVATAIAGYPLYIKMPKILGVNLIGQLPDWVCAKDVILEMLRRYDVKGCSGYIIEYYGEGLQYLSAMDRHVIANMGTEVGATTTVFPSDDKVYEYLKSQGRERDWVELKADKDATYDKYEEIDLSKLEPLIAKPSSPGNVVRVAEIAGEEIYQTYIGSSANPGYRDYAIAAEMVKGRTVQSHVSFDINPSSRTILEELVRDSHLGSLIHAGARIHQAGCNGCIGMGQAPATDKISLRTVPRNFPGRSGTSEDKVYLCSPETAAASALKGVITDPRTLDMKYPKVKIPDKRVINPDCIDKPLPFVEAQNVQLIKGPNIVSLPEYEAMPDHLHLPVLLKVGDNISTDEISPAGAKVLPYRSNIPKISEFTYRPVDKDYVSRTKKAKNGHAIVGGENYGQGSSREHAALAPRELGLRAVLAKSFARIHWQNLINFGIIPLVFKNPKDYDEIQLNDLIKLDDLEEKLHEDEFTIIIADSEIRVTQSLSERQREVLALGGLINWIKKDLENKKG
- a CDS encoding BON domain-containing protein codes for the protein MKKYLIIPFIAFLFSLLSACNTGTQMDDFLGVSPSDAILTSNVQKALYLNDDPVIANLHAESIDGTVVLTGYVKKIHQSDEAEAIARGTRGVKSVKNNIIVRQ
- a CDS encoding GNAT family N-acetyltransferase, which codes for MEKNYKIERMSKEEVEMVVHWAASEGWNPGLHDADCFYQTDPSGFFAGKLDGEIIAVGSAVVYDAEFAFCGFYIVAPGFRHQGYGMALTEARLNYIGERNAGIDAVASMLKKYERLGYQIAHNNARYTSPAAFFQNVDQTGIVLLTEIDFSRLVEYDAQHFPARRDTFLRCWIHQPNSLSIGYINNNELKGYGVIRPCQQGFKIGPLFADSAEIADLFFRHLANFAQGEIIYLDIPENNSNAKILVKHYKMEKVFETARMYLKGEPKLPIEHIYGITSFELG
- a CDS encoding DUF2165 family protein, with amino-acid sequence MLIRTSKILLVAAIAFYASLTAFSNITDYATNFSAVQKVFMMKEVLPGTTITYRAINAPVIHHLGYIFIIFMESLTAILCWIGVWKLSRAVKQPAFIFNEAKEVAIAGLTIGFLTWQVTFMSIGSEWFGMWMSPQLNEAVNTAFRIFIMILAVLIYLVHKDGEISGHVKKPDVNTEA
- a CDS encoding MFS transporter, which translates into the protein MAEYNVNTTQIGLLSAFYYYAYTPLQLPSGLIVDKYNPRWVLSVSALCCTLGTFLFALTDYLVVAYVARAMMGIGSAFAFVGALKLAALWLPEQFALFSGITTALGTLGAMATDTILSYMVAHAGWRNAVYYSAFAGLLLTLLLFLLVRDKPQSEKIITDEGYYHWSSLTYRLFCLFMNWRFCFTGLVGACLFLPISVFASLWGVAFIAERFDISTANAASMTSLIFLGMAVSGPLMGWLSDKIQNRRVLLFAGSFFVLLFSALLIYKENIPFIWVCPLLFLIGFSVGPQILTFAIAKEISPLGSTGLATAATNFIVTIGAAIFQPLIGYFLEQTWDGRLTTMGTPYYDVSNYREAFTVFMIFLALSFAMTFFIPKNTCKS
- a CDS encoding FAD-dependent monooxygenase, giving the protein MPTATSVDVLIMGGGIGGLTTAIACQQAGFSSLILERASDFSEVGAGIWIAPNAMQIFDRLEIISGLTELGYPIDQIHLSSTYSGELQVMNFQRYKFNILAIHRARLQKYLAQCIEQDQILFGRQVIHIEQESEEVTVQLASGETFRAKILVAADGLHSQVRKLIFKNDKTQYSGSSSFRGIVKLNPHSNHMDHTSYEIWAPGCKFGYSFISTSEQYWYLCFKAKAHTYLKSNEMHSFAKKLVAKYFSAQIDLIDQTAPGQIIQTNLSDLSPLPYWSDKRIALLGDAAHATTPHLGQGAAQAIEDAMALSLALKKYGLNEQALTRYHKICHQKAEYLVRKARAYGNMSESSSPFFQMIRDMAIRNTPQFIMDKMSDKIFIL
- a CDS encoding FAD-containing oxidoreductase translates to MDKSFDAIIIGTGQAGPSLAVRIAKGGKKVAIIERNKFGGSCVNTGCIPTKTLVASAEIAHHAQRAQDFGIEISGSVHTDMKKVKARKDTIVKKASQGVEQWLKNTPNVTVYYGHAKFIDNYTVSINDKRISGHQIFINVGARAFVPPMEGLEQVDFLTNSSILQLDVLPEHLIVIGGSYIGLEFAQAFRRFGAKVTIVEKAPQLISREDTDVCDVVLDIMQQSGIDVRLNTNCLSFSSSDKGIQAHVDCDTGKTSVTGSHLLIAIGRKANTDDLGLENTDIEVNERGMIMVDDQLNTTVPNVWALGECNGRGAFTHTAYNDYQIVADNLLNGSQRKLTDRILAYALYIDPPLGRCGMTEAEIRKAGYKALVAKRPMTQVKRALIKGEPEGFIKILIDEDSQKILGAAILGVNGDEIIHSILDVMYADKPYTLIRDAVHIHPTVSELIPTTLENLKPL
- a CDS encoding VOC family protein, whose product is MDTLFHLAFPVHDFDLAKKFYRDQLGFNIGRESANALIFQFATHQIVAHKTESPIPPQQSIYPRHFGLIFLRKDEFEAFFKQLKSRDVIFEIPLKTRFSGTKIEHQSFFLKDPSNNLLEFKYYIHHSAIFGEHDYSQVGEN
- a CDS encoding polysaccharide deacetylase family protein, with product MKRDMVGYGDKPPRIEWPNQAKLALNFVINYEEGAERSPLHNDKTAETYGGEFPLIAKPVGQRHLSMESLFEYGSRSGLWRLLRLFDQYHIPLTFFVTGFALTLNQPFCDYLRHSPHEIAGHGWRWVDYSNLSQKEEKEHMCLCLGTIEHLTGQRPLGWYTGRTSEVTRKLLLDIGGVVYDSDSYADDLPYFIGKHLIIPYTLDCNDFRYTTSPGFTSPTDFFQHLKWTFDYLYQDNHLSMMTIALHPRISGRPGRCMAIKQFIDYIAQFQDIWIARRIDIANYWRENAPS